From Salinicoccus roseus, one genomic window encodes:
- a CDS encoding cytochrome d ubiquinol oxidase subunit II has translation MNYEIIGVTVLWTFLYGYIIVASIDFGAGFFNFYSKLTGDDNVISPIIQRYLSPVWEVTNVFFVFFFVGIVGFYPDTAYYYGTTLLIPGSIALILLAIRGSYYAFNSYNKEPKLSWTFLYGGTGLLIPASLSIALVISEGGYIIEEGDGIQLQLEELLFSTYGWSVVFLAIITVLYVSSGFLTFYAARAKDSQALHLVRRWFLIWTLPMLFISQFVFLGLREHNYEHFIRAQDYWYLFGLSLASMGIAVFLIWRKRAFGLAFIMIMLQFAFAFYGYGISKLPYILYPYVDINTAVVNESMAFSLTVVFILGLLLLVPSLVLLMRLFLFDKEYVQGKDNSKY, from the coding sequence ATGAACTATGAAATCATCGGGGTGACCGTGCTGTGGACATTCCTTTACGGATATATCATCGTGGCATCGATCGACTTCGGTGCCGGCTTCTTCAACTTCTACTCGAAGCTCACAGGGGACGATAACGTCATCAGCCCGATCATCCAACGCTATTTGAGTCCAGTATGGGAAGTGACGAACGTCTTCTTCGTCTTCTTCTTCGTCGGCATCGTCGGTTTCTATCCGGATACGGCATACTACTATGGGACGACACTGCTGATTCCCGGAAGCATCGCGCTGATACTGCTTGCGATACGCGGCAGCTACTATGCCTTCAACTCCTACAACAAGGAGCCGAAACTGTCCTGGACATTCCTCTACGGAGGCACAGGCCTGCTGATACCAGCCTCGCTTTCCATAGCCCTTGTCATATCGGAGGGAGGCTATATCATCGAGGAGGGGGATGGCATCCAGCTGCAGCTCGAGGAACTGCTGTTCAGCACCTATGGATGGTCGGTCGTATTCCTGGCCATCATCACCGTCCTCTATGTCTCCAGCGGCTTCCTGACATTCTATGCGGCGCGGGCCAAGGATTCGCAGGCACTGCACCTTGTGCGCAGATGGTTCCTCATATGGACGCTGCCGATGCTGTTCATTTCGCAGTTCGTCTTCCTGGGGCTCCGGGAACACAACTATGAACACTTCATCCGTGCCCAGGATTACTGGTACCTGTTCGGGCTGAGCCTCGCTTCAATGGGCATTGCAGTCTTCCTGATTTGGAGGAAGCGCGCATTCGGACTTGCATTCATCATGATCATGCTTCAGTTTGCCTTTGCCTTCTACGGATACGGCATCAGCAAGCTGCCCTACATCCTGTATCCGTATGTGGACATCAATACGGCCGTCGTCAATGAGAGCATGGCTTTCAGTTTGACAGTCGTCTTCATTTTAGGTTTACTATTATTGGTGCCAAGTCTTGTCCTTCTCATGAGACTGTTCCTGTTCGACAAGGAGTATGTACAGGGAAAGGACAACAGCAAGTACTAA
- a CDS encoding cytochrome ubiquinol oxidase subunit I produces the protein MDEVIIGRVLTASTLGFHIIFATIGVGIPIVFMVLEFLGLQNKDAMYLTMARRIAKGYTVTVAVGVVTGTIIGLQLSLIWPDFMRLGGQIIALPLFMETFAFFFEAIFLGIFLYTWDRFKNPWHHWLLNIPIVIGSTLSAVFITTVNSFMNTPAGFDLVDGALVNVDPLAAMFNPSSWVRIFHVVVTAYMTAVFIIASIGAFKLLRSKFKEDREYHKKGLKVMMVLGLVMASLTVLAGDFSAKFLHEHQPEKLAAMEWHFETEDNADLILFGVLDEETQEVSYALKIPSVLSFLAGNSFDTEVTGLNDIPEDEQPPLIIHYFFDMMVFFGMYGLTVALIYFLAKFSKFDEHHPALLYAYVLTGPLSMAAIESGWFLAEMGRQPWILRGYMRVSEAVTNADGLGLTLIAFVLLYAVLGVTCIYVLLRMFQGKSADTERLKMYGEDYKGGRLP, from the coding sequence ATGGATGAGGTAATCATTGGTCGTGTACTGACTGCATCCACTTTGGGATTTCATATAATTTTTGCGACGATCGGTGTCGGCATACCGATTGTCTTCATGGTTCTGGAATTTCTGGGACTGCAGAATAAGGATGCCATGTACTTGACCATGGCAAGAAGGATAGCGAAAGGATATACGGTGACTGTCGCCGTCGGCGTCGTGACCGGGACCATCATCGGTCTCCAGCTCTCCCTGATATGGCCGGACTTCATGCGGCTCGGCGGACAGATCATCGCGCTGCCGCTGTTCATGGAAACATTCGCCTTCTTCTTCGAGGCGATATTCCTCGGCATCTTCCTGTATACATGGGACCGCTTCAAAAACCCATGGCACCACTGGCTGCTCAACATACCGATCGTCATCGGTTCGACTTTGTCCGCCGTGTTCATCACGACAGTCAACTCGTTCATGAACACGCCGGCAGGGTTCGATCTTGTGGATGGCGCTCTGGTCAATGTGGATCCGCTTGCAGCTATGTTCAACCCCTCCAGCTGGGTAAGGATATTCCACGTCGTAGTCACGGCATACATGACGGCGGTATTCATCATCGCTTCGATAGGTGCCTTCAAGCTGCTCCGTTCCAAGTTCAAGGAGGACAGGGAATATCATAAGAAGGGGCTCAAAGTCATGATGGTGCTCGGCCTGGTCATGGCTTCCCTGACAGTGCTCGCCGGAGACTTTTCGGCAAAATTCCTGCATGAGCATCAGCCTGAAAAGCTGGCGGCGATGGAGTGGCACTTTGAGACCGAAGACAATGCGGATCTGATCCTTTTCGGGGTCCTCGATGAGGAGACCCAGGAGGTCAGCTACGCGCTCAAGATACCGAGTGTGCTCAGTTTCCTCGCCGGCAATTCCTTCGATACCGAGGTGACCGGCCTGAACGACATACCGGAGGATGAACAGCCGCCGCTGATCATCCACTACTTCTTCGACATGATGGTGTTCTTCGGGATGTACGGGCTGACCGTGGCCCTCATCTACTTCCTGGCGAAGTTCTCGAAGTTCGATGAACACCATCCGGCGCTCCTCTATGCCTATGTACTGACCGGTCCGTTATCGATGGCGGCAATAGAATCCGGCTGGTTCCTGGCAGAAATGGGCCGCCAGCCGTGGATCCTGCGCGGCTATATGCGGGTGTCTGAGGCTGTGACCAACGCCGACGGCCTCGGTCTGACCCTGATTGCATTCGTACTGCTCTATGCAGTGCTCGGCGTCACATGCATCTACGTACTGCTCAGGATGTTCCAGGGCAAAAGTGCCGATACGGAACGCCTTAAGATGTACGGGGAGGACTACAAAGGAGGTCGGCTGCCATGA
- a CDS encoding MFS transporter, giving the protein MKETVRRPMELYLTLPILAFALYDFANTIFSANIVTLFFPQYITEMVGTNPRLEQIASTIIAYANAVAAILLIAFAPLYGVTMDRTGRRRRYVILFTLLCVTVSVGMGMFGGMDTARWFGLPNGLVLTILFFVAAKFAFNSGNVFYDAMLSSLGNKKEIPLISGYGVALGYMGTLFGIFSVLLIIGDGAVHHTFWLSGLLFLIFALPLFLINRDPPRAQKPKQAFLKGYRDIYRTFVEAREYPSIFYFMIAYFFVNDALATAIAMMQPYATTVVGFEPGTFLIIFMVATLFSIIGAIVFSFINRGFGSKRTFVIIAVLLAVAVAIAAIPLPMWTFWIAASLFGVAMGSTWVVSRTMIIELSPEGKEGQFFGLFAFSAKMSAVIGPFIYGSITLILADYGVLASRMAITSLIVMIVIGILFHLRVKEDGSPV; this is encoded by the coding sequence ATGAAGGAAACTGTGCGCCGTCCGATGGAACTCTATCTTACGCTGCCGATTCTTGCTTTCGCACTCTATGATTTTGCCAACACCATATTCAGCGCCAACATCGTCACCCTGTTCTTCCCCCAGTATATTACCGAGATGGTGGGGACCAACCCGCGGCTCGAACAGATAGCATCCACCATCATCGCCTATGCGAATGCCGTGGCGGCGATACTGCTGATCGCATTCGCTCCCCTCTATGGGGTGACGATGGACCGGACCGGCAGGCGCAGGCGGTATGTCATCCTATTTACACTGCTGTGTGTCACCGTCTCTGTAGGCATGGGGATGTTCGGCGGCATGGACACAGCAAGGTGGTTCGGACTGCCGAACGGACTTGTATTGACCATACTGTTCTTCGTCGCCGCAAAGTTCGCCTTCAACTCGGGCAATGTCTTCTATGATGCCATGCTCTCGAGTTTAGGCAATAAAAAGGAGATTCCCCTCATTTCGGGCTATGGGGTTGCGCTGGGGTATATGGGCACCCTGTTCGGCATCTTCTCGGTTCTCCTGATCATCGGGGACGGGGCGGTGCATCATACATTCTGGCTGTCCGGGCTGCTCTTCCTCATCTTTGCGCTGCCGCTGTTCCTCATCAATAGGGACCCGCCAAGAGCACAGAAGCCGAAGCAGGCTTTTCTGAAAGGGTACCGGGACATCTATAGGACATTCGTCGAAGCACGGGAGTATCCATCCATATTCTATTTCATGATCGCTTATTTCTTCGTCAACGACGCCCTGGCTACTGCAATCGCGATGATGCAGCCCTATGCCACGACGGTCGTCGGGTTCGAGCCGGGTACCTTCCTCATCATCTTCATGGTGGCGACACTGTTCAGCATCATCGGGGCGATCGTATTCAGCTTCATCAATAGGGGATTCGGTTCGAAGCGCACTTTCGTAATCATCGCCGTGCTGCTGGCGGTCGCGGTGGCGATAGCGGCCATACCGCTGCCGATGTGGACTTTCTGGATCGCGGCTTCGCTCTTCGGCGTTGCGATGGGATCGACTTGGGTGGTGAGCCGGACGATGATCATAGAACTTTCCCCAGAAGGAAAAGAAGGGCAGTTCTTCGGTCTGTTCGCCTTCAGCGCAAAAATGAGTGCTGTCATAGGTCCCTTCATATATGGTTCGATCACACTGATACTGGCGGATTATGGAGTGCTGGCATCCCGCATGGCGATCACGAGCCTCATCGTCATGATTGTGATCGGGATACTGTTCCACCTTAGGGTCAAGGAGGACGGATCACCAGTTTAA
- the ptsP gene encoding phosphoenolpyruvate--protein phosphotransferase, with the protein MSNMLKGIGASDGVAIAPVYSLEEPDLSFDGKQIEPGQENAEVERFKAAFNQSKVEITKIRNHAEEAVGPEHAAIFDAHLLVLDDPEFLGPIEAHIRNDQKSAPQALLETRDQFVAIFENMENEYMKERAADIKDVSKRVLAHMLGKELPDPSKIDTPVVIVAEDLTPSDTAQLDKNFVKGFVTNVGGRTSHSAIMSRSLEIPAVVGTKEITAVAKVGDDIIVDGSAGEVIVNPTEEEVLVYKDKEARVQEEKAELQKLVDEPSETMDGIAVELAANIGTPDDLDGVKSNGAEGIGLYRTEFLYMGRNELPTEEEQYEAYKKVLKDMDDKPVVVRTLDVGGDKELPYLDLPKEMNPFLGHRAVRMTLDNPDLFRTQLRALLRASQHGNLKIMFPMIATIDEFNRAKALLIEEKDKLVDEGEKIKEDIEVGIMVEIPSAAILADQFAKVVDFFSIGTNDLIQYTMAADRMNESVSYLYQPHHPALLRLIKMVIDAAHKEGKWAGMCGEMAGDEQAVPLLLGLGLDEFSMSASSVLKARKQISQLKKTDMERLAASAIECKDSEEVLALVEEYTGRI; encoded by the coding sequence ATGTCAAACATGCTGAAAGGAATTGGTGCGAGTGACGGTGTAGCGATTGCACCTGTATACTCCCTGGAAGAGCCTGATTTGTCATTTGACGGCAAACAGATTGAACCCGGCCAGGAAAATGCCGAGGTTGAACGTTTCAAGGCTGCTTTCAACCAATCCAAAGTGGAAATCACCAAAATCAGGAATCATGCGGAAGAGGCTGTCGGCCCGGAGCATGCCGCGATATTCGACGCACACCTGCTTGTGCTCGATGATCCGGAGTTCCTCGGACCGATTGAAGCCCATATCCGCAACGACCAGAAGAGTGCGCCTCAGGCACTTCTGGAAACGCGTGACCAGTTCGTTGCAATCTTCGAGAATATGGAGAATGAATACATGAAGGAACGGGCGGCGGATATCAAAGATGTATCCAAGCGCGTCCTCGCCCATATGCTCGGAAAGGAACTGCCTGACCCGAGTAAGATCGATACACCTGTTGTGATTGTTGCAGAAGATCTGACGCCTTCGGACACAGCCCAGCTGGATAAGAATTTCGTCAAAGGTTTTGTGACGAATGTGGGCGGACGTACGTCCCACTCTGCAATCATGTCCCGTTCCCTCGAGATACCGGCTGTCGTCGGAACGAAGGAGATAACGGCTGTTGCGAAAGTCGGCGATGATATCATCGTGGATGGCAGCGCAGGGGAAGTCATCGTCAATCCGACTGAAGAGGAAGTCCTGGTCTATAAGGACAAGGAAGCACGTGTACAAGAAGAGAAGGCGGAACTGCAGAAGCTTGTAGATGAACCATCCGAAACGATGGACGGCATCGCTGTGGAGCTCGCTGCGAACATCGGTACGCCGGACGACCTGGACGGCGTGAAATCGAACGGCGCCGAAGGCATCGGCCTCTACCGTACCGAGTTCCTCTATATGGGCAGGAATGAGCTGCCGACTGAAGAGGAACAGTACGAAGCCTACAAGAAGGTGCTTAAGGATATGGATGACAAGCCGGTCGTCGTACGTACACTGGATGTCGGCGGAGACAAGGAACTGCCTTACCTGGATCTGCCGAAGGAAATGAATCCTTTCCTCGGCCACCGCGCCGTGCGCATGACGCTAGATAACCCGGATCTGTTCAGGACACAGCTGCGTGCACTGCTCCGTGCGAGCCAGCATGGCAACCTGAAGATCATGTTCCCGATGATTGCGACGATAGATGAATTCAACCGTGCGAAAGCACTGCTGATCGAAGAGAAGGACAAGCTCGTCGATGAAGGTGAGAAGATCAAAGAGGATATCGAAGTCGGTATCATGGTCGAAATCCCTTCAGCGGCAATCCTCGCAGACCAGTTTGCGAAAGTGGTGGACTTCTTCTCCATCGGAACGAATGACCTGATCCAGTACACGATGGCTGCAGACCGGATGAACGAGTCCGTAAGCTATCTGTACCAGCCGCACCATCCTGCACTTCTCAGACTCATCAAGATGGTCATTGATGCAGCTCACAAGGAAGGCAAATGGGCCGGTATGTGCGGAGAGATGGCCGGCGATGAACAGGCTGTGCCACTGCTTCTTGGGCTCGGACTCGATGAGTTCTCCATGAGCGCATCTTCAGTATTGAAGGCACGCAAGCAGATTTCCCAACTCAAGAAGACGGATATGGAACGTCTGGCCGCATCCGCAATCGAATGCAAGGATTCGGAAGAAGTGCTTGCACTGGTTGAGGAATATACAGGCAGGATATAG
- a CDS encoding phosphocarrier protein HPr yields MEQKSYLITDETGIHARPATILVQTASKFDSDIQLEYNSKKVNLKSIMGVMSLGVGKDSEVTVYAEGKDETEAIEAITETLSKEGLTD; encoded by the coding sequence ATGGAACAAAAATCTTATCTCATTACAGACGAAACAGGAATTCACGCAAGGCCAGCTACAATTCTGGTACAGACAGCATCCAAATTCGATTCCGACATCCAGCTTGAATACAACAGCAAGAAAGTGAATCTCAAATCCATCATGGGCGTCATGTCACTTGGTGTAGGCAAGGATTCCGAAGTGACAGTCTACGCGGAAGGCAAAGATGAAACTGAGGCAATCGAAGCGATTACTGAAACTCTCTCCAAAGAAGGACTGACCGACTGA
- a CDS encoding class I SAM-dependent rRNA methyltransferase, whose protein sequence is MNTIQLKRGHERAYMNGQLNIDREDLSDDTFLKDGEIVKLEDTYGRLIGIAMISFEQKAQGWVLTRDEQEAIDDAFIGRRIREALEKRAPLYNQEDTTAFRLFNEIGDGIGGFTVDNYDNHLLITFYSRGIYKIRDLIIKTLMVELKPDSITEQTRFSNQGKMETINRRIMGNVEFPITVKESGMIYSVHLDEGPMTRLFLDQRETRKTLMHNPSNAKSFLNLFSYSGTFSIAAREGGMMTTSVDLAKRSRELITENFNANNMSLEGQSIYIMEAFEFLKYAERNRQRFDAILIDPPSFSRFGKKVFKVERDFPKLIGEALKVLKPGGHLILSQNLESFTLNQFKRQIDKTLTNAGYSYTLVDVKGLPKDYPTVKGYKNGKYLKVVTVQINK, encoded by the coding sequence ATGAATACGATACAGCTGAAAAGAGGACACGAACGTGCCTATATGAATGGGCAGCTGAACATAGATAGAGAAGACTTGAGCGACGACACATTCCTGAAGGATGGCGAAATCGTCAAGCTAGAAGATACCTATGGCAGGCTGATCGGCATCGCCATGATCAGTTTTGAGCAGAAGGCCCAGGGCTGGGTGCTGACGCGGGATGAGCAGGAGGCGATAGACGATGCCTTCATTGGCCGGCGGATCAGGGAAGCACTGGAGAAGCGCGCGCCCCTATACAATCAGGAGGATACGACGGCATTCCGCCTCTTCAATGAAATCGGGGACGGCATCGGCGGCTTCACCGTCGACAACTATGACAACCATCTCCTCATCACCTTCTATTCCCGGGGCATCTACAAGATCCGCGACCTGATCATCAAGACTTTGATGGTGGAGCTGAAACCGGACTCCATTACGGAGCAGACGCGTTTCAGCAATCAGGGGAAGATGGAGACGATAAACCGACGCATCATGGGGAATGTCGAATTTCCCATTACTGTAAAGGAATCCGGGATGATCTACAGTGTCCATCTCGATGAAGGACCGATGACTCGGCTGTTCCTGGATCAGCGCGAAACACGCAAGACGCTGATGCACAACCCATCCAATGCGAAATCCTTCCTCAACCTCTTCAGCTACAGCGGGACATTTTCAATCGCAGCGAGAGAGGGTGGAATGATGACGACAAGCGTCGACCTGGCGAAGCGGAGCAGGGAACTGATTACAGAAAACTTCAATGCCAACAATATGTCGCTTGAGGGCCAGAGCATCTATATAATGGAAGCTTTCGAGTTCTTGAAATATGCGGAGCGGAACCGGCAGCGCTTCGATGCGATACTGATCGACCCGCCGAGCTTCTCACGCTTCGGCAAAAAGGTGTTCAAAGTGGAGCGGGATTTCCCGAAGCTCATCGGGGAGGCGCTTAAAGTGCTGAAGCCAGGGGGCCATCTGATACTCAGCCAGAACCTGGAGTCCTTTACATTGAATCAGTTCAAGCGTCAGATCGACAAGACGCTGACCAATGCCGGATATTCCTATACGCTTGTAGATGTCAAGGGACTGCCCAAGGACTATCCGACAGTGAAGGGATACAAGAACGGCAAGTACCTCAAGGTGGTTACAGTTCAGATCAACAAGTAG
- the hutG gene encoding formimidoylglutamase, which translates to MKHIEHHTFTGRTDNPDVKERVHQVISQWSEETPASVPVFIGFRSDEGVRRNKGRTGAFDGPVKVRQKMASLPYTEPVYDYGSVVGDEDLEASQEALGECVREVLACDQFPLIIGGGHETLYGHYLGVRNAYPDKRIAVVNFDAHFDLRDERPSSGTMFHQILSEDRNIDYHVLGIQSSGNTRTLFDTADALGVHYAMMDEVRSTDVYARTLSKLSEYDAVFGTLCMDSVQQSVAPGTSMPAQNGYTAQEIHGMVAQLAKLSNLVSFDISEVAPALDTDDRTSSLAASLFHTFMTERETF; encoded by the coding sequence ATGAAGCATATTGAACATCATACTTTTACAGGGAGAACAGACAATCCGGATGTGAAGGAACGTGTGCATCAGGTCATCAGCCAGTGGAGTGAAGAGACGCCTGCCAGCGTACCGGTATTCATCGGTTTCCGCTCTGATGAAGGGGTGCGGCGCAACAAGGGGCGCACCGGTGCATTCGATGGGCCGGTGAAAGTCCGGCAGAAGATGGCATCACTGCCTTATACGGAACCTGTATACGACTACGGCAGTGTCGTGGGAGATGAGGATCTGGAAGCTTCCCAGGAGGCCCTCGGTGAATGTGTGAGGGAGGTGCTCGCCTGCGACCAGTTCCCGCTCATCATCGGCGGCGGTCATGAGACGCTCTACGGCCATTACCTCGGTGTGCGGAATGCCTATCCGGACAAGCGGATTGCGGTGGTGAACTTCGATGCCCATTTCGACCTGCGGGATGAAAGGCCGTCTTCCGGTACGATGTTCCACCAGATCCTATCCGAAGATCGGAACATCGACTATCATGTCCTCGGAATCCAGTCTTCCGGAAATACCAGGACATTGTTCGATACGGCGGATGCATTGGGCGTGCACTATGCAATGATGGATGAAGTGCGGTCCACAGACGTATACGCACGCACCCTCTCCAAGCTGTCGGAATATGATGCTGTGTTCGGGACGCTCTGCATGGATTCGGTGCAGCAGAGTGTGGCACCCGGCACGAGCATGCCTGCCCAGAACGGCTATACGGCGCAGGAAATTCATGGTATGGTGGCACAACTTGCCAAGCTTTCCAATCTTGTAAGCTTCGACATCAGTGAAGTGGCCCCGGCCCTTGATACCGATGACCGGACAAGCAGTCTGGCCGCAAGTCTATTCCACACCTTCATGACAGAAAGGGAGACGTTTTGA
- the auxA gene encoding lipoteichoic acid stability factor AuxA, which translates to MKWLKQQSEVIISVLLGVFFVILGLFILFNTGRIRGNGDAVETPQIDTFFDLFDAFFVEVLNILGMVIGGFPIIAGILSILFGLGMFKVAQLIRKTTEYDTELSFFFIGLSFFLFLLTTLLMFQVYGWFALLFLLAFIVHMLYNIFNEQLDPRHRKEHYMVILAFYGLAYFFTQTAVYSNIDRTLSPTDVLSINMFFGILWVLSLMALWVGVFLSKSKNLLKKPKKGDQATLSRKNRKRRLHPDEYLGFSKQLYDMRNGLLHRVKTFMEIEFPSWLRPNYMELLLGTLVLIFVLIEFNNRHGVFTEGYFRISDMQYIYEWVNLFIALALAVAYLFTTFFNMTQNKYYHRQMIVITALWLKVTVSLFITLFRDVELSLFILPFNILLVLLTTPLLIISIFKEFHEKGR; encoded by the coding sequence ATGAAGTGGTTGAAGCAACAAAGTGAAGTGATAATCAGCGTCCTCCTGGGGGTGTTCTTTGTCATTCTGGGATTGTTCATACTGTTCAATACAGGCAGAATCAGAGGCAATGGAGATGCCGTGGAGACGCCGCAGATAGATACGTTCTTTGATCTGTTCGATGCTTTTTTTGTCGAGGTCCTGAACATATTGGGCATGGTCATCGGCGGGTTTCCGATCATCGCGGGCATCCTGTCGATACTCTTCGGTCTTGGGATGTTCAAGGTCGCCCAGCTCATACGGAAAACAACGGAATATGATACGGAGCTGTCATTCTTCTTCATCGGTCTCTCGTTCTTCCTGTTCCTGCTGACGACATTGCTGATGTTCCAGGTGTACGGATGGTTTGCACTCCTGTTCCTGCTGGCATTCATCGTACATATGCTCTACAACATCTTCAATGAGCAGCTGGATCCGAGGCACCGCAAGGAGCACTACATGGTCATATTGGCCTTTTATGGATTGGCCTATTTCTTTACACAGACTGCCGTCTATTCGAATATCGATAGGACGCTGTCCCCGACGGATGTTTTATCGATCAACATGTTCTTCGGCATCCTCTGGGTGCTGTCGCTCATGGCACTCTGGGTGGGGGTCTTCCTGTCGAAGTCGAAGAACCTCCTCAAGAAGCCGAAGAAGGGGGACCAGGCGACATTATCCCGGAAGAACAGGAAGCGCAGGCTGCACCCGGATGAATATCTGGGATTTTCAAAACAGCTGTATGACATGCGCAATGGGCTGCTGCACAGGGTGAAGACATTCATGGAAATCGAGTTTCCATCCTGGCTCAGGCCGAATTATATGGAACTGCTGCTCGGGACGCTTGTGCTGATCTTCGTCCTGATTGAATTCAATAATCGGCATGGGGTCTTCACAGAAGGGTATTTCAGAATATCCGACATGCAGTATATATATGAATGGGTCAACCTGTTCATCGCCCTCGCCCTGGCAGTGGCTTACCTGTTCACGACATTCTTCAACATGACGCAGAACAAGTACTACCACCGTCAGATGATCGTCATCACCGCCCTGTGGCTGAAAGTGACGGTCAGCCTTTTCATCACCCTCTTCAGGGACGTGGAACTGTCGCTGTTCATACTGCCATTCAACATCCTGCTCGTCCTATTGACGACACCGCTGCTCATCATAAGCATATTCAAGGAATTTCATGAAAAGGGGAGATAA